From one Pirellulales bacterium genomic stretch:
- a CDS encoding UvrB/UvrC motif-containing protein: MLSLDTNGFSGFGRSALWARSRTKLGGVDLEADARQSRRALRRFCPARPGVYGMIDAGGTLIYVGKAKSLRHRLLTYLQTEPGDPKAARIIEHAERLVWEPAAHELIALARELELIRRWRPEFNVLGQPGRFRRCYVCLGRGPAPYAYVAPQPSERSQQAFGPVPSRRRLADAVRQVNKWYRLRDCPERVAMVFADQLELFNADRRPQCTRFELGTCPAPCAAGCTSRDYLANVAAAKSFLEGTNVGLLDRLEREMLAAAESCEFERAANLRDAWQPLAWLHDHLNRLRQARGEFSFVYPVTSTTGRAYWLVVDRAHLVDVVRAPRDCVSAERCLLRLTRAFGAQVRSKDGPRKEDMEHMLLVLTWFRRHADEFGRTIPPKRAKAICRNLAEIRRAG; encoded by the coding sequence ATGCTCTCGCTCGATACGAACGGATTTTCGGGGTTCGGCCGCTCGGCCCTTTGGGCGCGGTCGAGGACGAAGCTAGGCGGTGTTGACCTCGAAGCCGATGCCCGCCAATCACGCCGTGCGTTGCGGCGATTCTGCCCGGCCCGGCCCGGCGTCTATGGCATGATCGACGCCGGCGGTACGTTGATCTACGTCGGCAAGGCGAAATCCCTTCGCCATCGGCTGCTCACTTATCTGCAAACAGAGCCGGGCGATCCGAAGGCCGCGCGAATTATTGAGCACGCCGAGCGGCTCGTCTGGGAGCCGGCGGCGCATGAGTTGATTGCCTTGGCCCGTGAGCTGGAGTTGATCCGCCGCTGGCGACCGGAATTCAATGTGCTCGGCCAGCCCGGCAGATTCCGCCGCTGTTACGTCTGCCTTGGCCGCGGCCCAGCGCCTTATGCGTATGTCGCGCCGCAGCCGAGCGAGCGAAGTCAGCAGGCGTTCGGGCCCGTTCCTTCCCGGCGACGGTTGGCCGATGCCGTGCGGCAAGTCAACAAATGGTATCGGCTCCGAGATTGCCCGGAGCGCGTGGCGATGGTGTTTGCCGATCAGTTGGAGTTATTCAACGCCGACCGCCGGCCGCAATGCACGCGGTTCGAGCTGGGCACCTGCCCCGCACCCTGCGCCGCGGGCTGCACGAGCCGCGACTATCTGGCCAACGTGGCGGCGGCCAAAAGTTTCCTCGAGGGAACGAACGTCGGCCTGCTCGACCGATTGGAGCGTGAGATGCTCGCCGCCGCCGAAAGCTGCGAATTCGAGCGGGCCGCCAACCTCCGCGACGCGTGGCAACCGCTGGCTTGGTTGCACGACCACCTCAATCGGCTCCGGCAGGCGCGAGGCGAGTTTTCGTTCGTCTATCCGGTCACGAGCACGACTGGCCGAGCATATTGGCTCGTCGTGGATCGAGCGCATCTGGTTGATGTGGTCCGCGCGCCGAGAGATTGCGTATCGGCCGAGCGATGCTTACTTCGGTTGACGCGAGCCTTCGGCGCCCAAGTCCGATCCAAAGACGGGCCACGCAAGGAAGACATGGAACACATGCTCCTGGTGCTGACTTGGTTTCGGCGCCATGCCGACGAATTCGGGCGAACGATTCCCCCGAAAAGGGCGAAGGCCATCTGCCGAAACTTGGCCGAGATTCGCCGCGCCGGATGA
- a CDS encoding UdgX family uracil-DNA binding protein (This protein belongs to the uracil DNA glycosylase superfamily, members of which act in excision repair of DNA. However, it belongs more specifically to UdgX branch, whose founding member was found to bind uracil in DNA (where it does not belong), without cleaving it, appears to promote DNA repair by a pathway involving RecA, rather than base excision.) translates to MIRQRQIETSAADFIPQDRSIDGLRLAARTCRDCELHREATQTVFGEGPSDARAVFVGDQPGGEDDREGRPFAGPAGKLLDAVLQEVGIDRRQIYLTNVVKHFKSGRREREHRAAKATSREIHAWIPWLEAELEAIRPEVVICLGAMAAQSLLGPTFRVSRQHGQIRPTAWAPWTIATFHPAAILHCPDAIRADIQQAFVADMKLVAERMRTIEFTHHDPGDESSRGA, encoded by the coding sequence ATGATTCGACAGCGACAAATCGAAACTTCCGCCGCCGATTTCATACCGCAGGATCGGTCGATCGACGGCCTCCGTCTGGCGGCTCGGACCTGTCGCGATTGCGAACTCCATCGCGAGGCGACGCAAACCGTGTTTGGCGAAGGCCCCAGCGACGCCCGCGCCGTATTCGTGGGTGATCAGCCGGGTGGCGAAGATGACCGGGAAGGCCGGCCCTTTGCCGGGCCTGCGGGCAAACTATTGGACGCCGTCCTGCAAGAGGTCGGCATCGATCGCCGCCAAATCTATCTGACCAACGTCGTGAAGCATTTCAAATCGGGGCGGCGGGAGCGCGAACATCGGGCGGCAAAGGCGACGAGCCGCGAAATCCACGCCTGGATTCCTTGGTTGGAGGCCGAGCTTGAGGCAATCCGCCCAGAGGTCGTCATTTGTTTAGGCGCCATGGCGGCCCAGTCCCTGTTGGGACCGACCTTTCGCGTGAGCAGGCAGCATGGCCAGATTCGTCCGACAGCCTGGGCGCCTTGGACGATTGCGACCTTCCATCCGGCTGCGATTCTGCACTGCCCCGACGCGATCCGCGCCGATATTCAACAGGCGTTCGTAGCCGACATGAAGTTGGTAGCCGAGCGGATGCGGACCATCGAGTTTACTCATCACGATCCGGGTGATGAATCCTCGCGCGGAGCGTGA
- a CDS encoding efflux transporter outer membrane subunit, whose protein sequence is MRGFTWKLCAPLLMAGLFCGCTPIGDYIHNGFKVGPNYGRPAAPVAHDWIDANDSRLRRDEDEQTRWWGAFHDPALEALICTAYRQNLTLREAGFRILEARAQLGIDTGNLFPQTQDATGNYQRNAVSKRTALASNNLTKHFFSQWNFGFNLAWELDFWGRFRRAIEADSDNLDASVENYDAALLTLLGDVATDYAQMRTTEQRIKYFEDNIRVQRETLTIVDARFKASTISELDLDQARSTLAATEAAIPELEISLRQTINQLCVLLGMPPEELRARLGPGGIPTAPPDVVVGIPADLLRRRPDVRAAERQLAAQCALIGVAQSQFYPAISITGSYGYAAQNLGHLFEPAALTGSVGPTFQWNLLNYGRISNNVRLQDSKFQELLATYQQSVLTANQDVENGLVTFLRGQMRTRLQQESVDNAKKAVQIALVQYKAGTVDFTTVTQVEQALVQQEDTLAQAQGEIVSGLIQVYRALGGGWQIRLSGCNEALAAPGVAPAPWRPPPETVQPPAPTEVKPSLPAPK, encoded by the coding sequence ATGCGTGGCTTCACGTGGAAACTGTGCGCTCCCCTGCTCATGGCGGGACTGTTCTGCGGTTGCACGCCCATTGGCGATTACATCCACAACGGCTTCAAAGTCGGGCCGAACTACGGTCGCCCCGCGGCGCCGGTCGCCCATGATTGGATCGACGCCAACGATTCGCGCTTGCGGCGCGATGAAGACGAGCAGACGCGGTGGTGGGGAGCGTTCCACGATCCAGCGCTCGAAGCTCTCATCTGCACCGCCTACCGGCAAAACCTGACGCTCCGCGAAGCGGGCTTCCGGATTCTCGAGGCGCGAGCCCAATTGGGAATCGACACCGGGAATCTCTTCCCGCAGACTCAAGACGCCACCGGCAACTATCAGCGCAATGCCGTCAGCAAACGGACCGCGCTGGCGTCGAACAATCTGACGAAGCATTTCTTTAGCCAGTGGAACTTCGGCTTCAATCTCGCCTGGGAACTCGACTTTTGGGGACGCTTCCGGCGAGCGATCGAAGCCGATTCGGACAATCTCGACGCCTCGGTCGAGAACTACGATGCCGCGCTGCTCACGCTGCTGGGCGACGTGGCCACCGACTACGCGCAGATGCGGACCACCGAACAGCGCATCAAATACTTCGAGGACAACATTCGTGTGCAGCGTGAGACCTTGACGATCGTCGACGCGCGGTTCAAAGCCAGCACGATTAGCGAATTGGACTTGGATCAGGCCCGCAGCACGCTTGCCGCCACGGAGGCTGCGATCCCCGAGCTGGAAATCAGCTTGCGGCAAACGATCAACCAGCTTTGCGTATTGCTCGGGATGCCGCCGGAGGAACTTCGCGCTCGCCTCGGGCCGGGCGGCATTCCGACCGCGCCGCCAGATGTGGTGGTTGGCATTCCGGCGGACTTGTTGCGCCGCCGGCCGGACGTGCGGGCCGCGGAACGCCAGTTGGCGGCCCAGTGCGCCTTGATCGGCGTCGCTCAATCTCAGTTTTATCCGGCGATTTCCATCACCGGCTCGTATGGCTATGCGGCCCAGAATCTGGGCCACCTGTTCGAGCCGGCGGCGCTCACCGGCTCGGTCGGCCCAACGTTCCAGTGGAACCTGCTCAACTACGGCCGGATTTCGAACAACGTGCGCCTTCAGGATTCCAAGTTCCAAGAGCTGCTGGCCACTTATCAACAATCAGTCCTCACCGCCAATCAGGACGTCGAAAATGGGCTGGTCACGTTTTTGCGCGGCCAGATGCGCACTCGCCTTCAACAGGAGAGCGTTGACAACGCCAAGAAAGCGGTCCAGATCGCGCTCGTGCAATACAAAGCCGGCACGGTCGACTTCACCACGGTCACCCAGGTCGAGCAGGCCTTGGTTCAGCAGGAAGATACGCTGGCCCAAGCGCAAGGGGAAATCGTCAGCGGACTGATCCAGGTCTATCGGGCCTTGGGGGGCGGATGGCAGATTCGGCTCAGCGGCTGCAACGAAGCGCTCGCAGCCCCCGGAGTCGCCCCAGCTCCGTGGCGGCCGCCGCCGGAGACCGTGCAGCCGCCCGCGCCAACCGAGGTCAAGCCAAGCCTGCCAGCGCCGAAATAA
- a CDS encoding efflux RND transporter permease subunit → MIAEFFVDRPIFATVISVVFVLAGGVAVFTLPVAQYPDVAPPTVQVTAFYPGANSQTVRDTVAAPIEEQVSGVEGMLYMSSQSTNDGAYKLTVTFKLGMDSDMAQVLVQNRVALALPVIPALVQNEGINVKKTSPNTLMIVNLISPDKRYDDIWLSNYATIYVRDELGRVSGVAGITYLGERAYSLRAWLDPDKLAALNLSAMDVVSAISQQNIQVAAGQIGQQPVPKGQQFQLTINTLGRLTDPEQFEKIIVKAGAGAGAGAGSASSSTGSSAAAPSASTAAAGSGGSAGTSGAAGTSGSPAPPATGIVMLRDVVTRLPNGQPRVELGSQQYDQSCTLDGQPSVALSIYQLPGSNALDTAAGVYAKMRELKSRFPDGLDYQIVYDTTPFIRESVNEVFYTLRDAVILVAIVVLIFLQDWRAMILPMIDVPVSLIGTFAVMAAMGFTLNNLTLFGLVLAIGIVVDDAIVVLENIERQIATGLDARTATIKAMHEITGPIMAITLVLSCVFIPCCFLGGVTGQFFRQFAVTIAVSTIISAVNAITMTPSRAVVIFRTEEGADGNKHRKEAVPWWLFGILGGLLTLSLGEKYLAGRIGLPALPGAEAPKWLPWAIDAAYFTPGAILGGAIGWFIIGPVNAVLGGFFRAFNRLFDRVVGGYGRSVGSLLRISGLALPVYGGLLVATYWQFNRAPTGFVPQQDKGYLLLNVQLPDSASVERTSRMMARIEEIARKTLGVEHTVGISGQSLILNANAPNLGSMYVILKPFEERRAANLTADAIAADLQRRCQEVRGAVVSAFGAPPIDGLGTTSGFKLMVEDRGNLGLGTLQRYSDQIVSRGNRTPGLRNMFNSSGANTPWLYLDIDRTKCEALGVSVSDLFSTLQVYFGSYYVNNFNEFGRTWQVNVQADSRFRDQVPDVRQLQVRNNQGQMIRLATLMTVRDTSGPVMVMRYNLYSAAAITGDPGPATGSGEAVDMAQRIAADELPRSMAYEWTDLAYLQLEAGSQAMYFFALAVLFVFLVLAAQYESWSLPLAVILVVPMCLLCSVIGVQIASLDINIFTQIGFVVLVGLASKNAILIVEFAKDRRESGVPRMEATLEACRLRLRPILMTSFAFILGVVPLVIASGAGAEMRRTLGIAVFSGMLGVTLFGIFLTPIFFYVIQSFKERRHRAQPINPAPMPISDPAE, encoded by the coding sequence GTGATAGCGGAATTCTTCGTTGACCGCCCGATCTTCGCCACGGTGATATCCGTGGTGTTCGTGCTGGCCGGCGGCGTGGCCGTGTTCACGTTGCCGGTGGCGCAATATCCCGATGTCGCGCCTCCCACGGTCCAAGTCACGGCCTTCTATCCGGGCGCCAATTCCCAGACGGTGCGCGACACCGTGGCGGCCCCGATCGAGGAACAGGTCAGCGGCGTCGAGGGCATGTTGTACATGTCTTCGCAATCCACTAACGACGGCGCGTACAAGTTGACGGTCACGTTCAAGCTCGGCATGGATTCCGATATGGCCCAGGTGCTGGTGCAGAACCGAGTGGCCCTGGCTCTGCCCGTCATCCCGGCGCTCGTGCAGAACGAGGGGATCAACGTCAAGAAGACGTCTCCCAACACGCTGATGATCGTGAACCTCATCTCGCCCGACAAGCGATACGACGATATCTGGCTGAGCAACTACGCGACGATTTACGTCAGGGACGAACTCGGCCGGGTGTCCGGCGTCGCGGGGATCACCTATTTGGGCGAGCGGGCCTACAGCTTGCGGGCATGGCTCGATCCCGACAAGCTCGCCGCACTCAATTTGAGCGCGATGGATGTGGTTAGCGCGATCAGTCAGCAGAATATTCAAGTCGCGGCGGGACAAATCGGCCAGCAGCCGGTCCCCAAGGGCCAGCAATTCCAGCTCACGATCAACACGCTCGGCCGACTGACCGATCCGGAACAATTCGAGAAGATCATTGTCAAGGCCGGTGCAGGGGCGGGAGCGGGGGCCGGCTCTGCAAGTTCGTCAACCGGCAGTTCGGCGGCCGCTCCCTCTGCCAGCACGGCTGCAGCCGGCTCCGGCGGAAGCGCGGGCACATCGGGCGCCGCCGGGACCAGCGGCAGCCCCGCGCCCCCGGCGACCGGCATCGTGATGCTCCGCGACGTGGTCACGCGCTTGCCCAACGGGCAGCCGCGCGTCGAACTGGGTTCTCAACAATACGACCAATCCTGCACGCTCGACGGGCAGCCGTCCGTTGCCCTATCGATCTATCAGCTTCCCGGCTCGAACGCGCTCGACACGGCCGCCGGCGTCTACGCCAAGATGCGCGAGCTGAAATCGCGCTTTCCAGACGGGCTCGATTATCAGATCGTCTACGATACGACTCCGTTCATTCGGGAGTCCGTCAACGAGGTGTTTTACACGCTTCGCGACGCTGTAATCCTGGTGGCGATCGTGGTGTTGATCTTCCTGCAAGATTGGCGCGCCATGATCTTGCCGATGATCGATGTTCCCGTGTCGCTCATCGGCACGTTTGCCGTGATGGCCGCGATGGGCTTCACGCTCAACAACCTGACGCTGTTCGGCTTGGTATTAGCCATCGGGATCGTCGTGGATGACGCGATCGTGGTTCTGGAGAACATCGAGCGGCAGATTGCGACCGGTCTGGATGCGCGCACCGCCACGATCAAAGCGATGCACGAAATCACGGGGCCGATCATGGCGATCACGCTCGTGCTGAGCTGCGTTTTCATCCCCTGCTGCTTTCTCGGCGGCGTGACCGGCCAGTTCTTTCGCCAATTCGCGGTGACGATCGCGGTTTCCACGATTATCTCGGCGGTCAACGCGATTACGATGACGCCGTCGCGTGCCGTGGTGATTTTCCGGACGGAGGAAGGCGCCGACGGTAACAAGCATCGCAAGGAAGCAGTCCCCTGGTGGCTGTTCGGAATTCTGGGTGGATTGCTCACGCTTTCACTGGGCGAGAAGTATCTGGCGGGGCGAATCGGTCTCCCCGCGTTGCCCGGCGCAGAAGCGCCGAAGTGGCTCCCCTGGGCCATCGATGCCGCGTACTTCACTCCTGGCGCGATCCTCGGCGGCGCCATCGGATGGTTCATCATCGGGCCGGTGAATGCCGTCCTTGGCGGCTTTTTCCGAGCCTTCAATCGCCTCTTCGATCGAGTCGTCGGCGGTTATGGCCGCTCCGTCGGCAGCTTGCTGCGAATCAGCGGCCTGGCGCTGCCGGTCTATGGCGGATTGCTCGTGGCGACTTACTGGCAATTCAACCGCGCGCCGACGGGATTTGTCCCGCAGCAAGACAAAGGCTATTTGCTGCTGAACGTGCAGTTGCCCGACTCAGCTTCGGTCGAGCGCACCTCGCGCATGATGGCCCGGATCGAGGAGATTGCGCGCAAGACGCTGGGCGTCGAGCACACGGTGGGCATCTCCGGGCAGTCGCTGATCTTGAACGCCAATGCCCCGAATCTCGGCTCGATGTATGTGATTCTGAAACCGTTCGAAGAGCGTCGCGCCGCCAATCTTACCGCCGACGCTATCGCCGCCGACTTGCAGCGCCGCTGCCAGGAAGTGCGCGGAGCGGTCGTGTCTGCATTCGGAGCGCCGCCGATCGACGGCCTCGGGACGACCAGCGGCTTCAAATTGATGGTCGAGGATCGCGGCAACCTGGGCTTGGGAACTCTCCAACGCTACAGTGACCAAATCGTCTCCCGCGGCAATCGCACGCCGGGTTTGCGCAACATGTTCAACAGCTCCGGCGCGAACACGCCTTGGCTCTACCTCGATATAGACCGCACCAAATGCGAAGCGCTGGGAGTTTCGGTCAGCGACTTGTTCAGCACGTTGCAAGTTTACTTCGGTTCCTATTACGTCAACAACTTCAACGAGTTCGGGCGGACATGGCAGGTGAACGTGCAAGCCGATTCTCGTTTCCGCGATCAAGTCCCCGACGTGCGGCAGCTTCAAGTGCGGAACAATCAGGGGCAGATGATCCGTTTGGCCACCCTCATGACCGTGCGCGACACAAGCGGCCCGGTGATGGTCATGCGCTACAATTTGTATTCCGCCGCTGCCATCACGGGCGACCCCGGTCCCGCAACCGGCTCCGGAGAGGCCGTCGATATGGCCCAGCGGATCGCCGCCGACGAATTGCCCCGCTCGATGGCTTACGAATGGACCGATCTGGCGTATCTCCAACTCGAGGCCGGCAGCCAGGCGATGTATTTCTTCGCACTGGCGGTGTTGTTCGTCTTCTTGGTGCTGGCGGCGCAATATGAAAGCTGGTCGCTGCCGCTAGCTGTGATTCTGGTCGTGCCGATGTGCTTGCTCTGTTCCGTGATCGGCGTGCAGATTGCCAGCCTCGACATCAACATTTTCACTCAGATCGGCTTTGTCGTCCTGGTGGGCTTAGCGAGCAAAAATGCGATCCTGATCGTCGAGTTTGCCAAGGATCGGCGCGAGTCGGGCGTGCCGCGAATGGAAGCAACACTGGAAGCCTGCCGGCTTCGCTTGCGGCCGATTCTGATGACGTCGTTCGCGTTCATTCTCGGCGTTGTCCCGCTGGTGATCGCGAGCGGGGCCGGCGCCGAAATGCGCCGCACTCTGGGAATCGCTGTATTCAGCGGAATGCTTGGGGTGACGCTGTTCGGGATCTTTCTGACGCCCATTTTCTTTTATGTTATCCAATCCTTCAAAGAGCGGAGACATCGGGCGCAGCCGATCAACCCAGCGCCAATGCCCATTAGCGACCCGGCCGAATGA
- a CDS encoding ABC transporter permease has product MRFTTIAWRNLLRRPTRTLLTVVGLAIAVAAVVALVGISDGFERSYVNLLHDRQVELIVQRASGGNNLNRLLDPSLRKSLQGLAEVNEVFPSQMDVTSFPDYDLSAVITIGWEPGSRLMNRLAITSGRTLRPGDHAKAIIGAVLAANMNKKPGEKLTMYGEEIEIVGVFDSHSVFENGSVFMPIGELQRLMSTRLVTAFSVSVNRPDDPAEVSDVARRIERMDPTLAALPVADFVDNIQQIRLARGVAWAVSAIALVIGAIGMLNTMVMSVAERVREIGTLRAIGWTKRRVMSIILCESILLSIGAAALGTLTAIGLTKFLSGFRLTSGVIAGQIAPAVILQGLLVAILIGISGAAYPAFWGASQRPTDAMRRK; this is encoded by the coding sequence ATGCGGTTCACGACGATTGCCTGGAGAAATCTGCTGCGCCGCCCGACGCGGACGTTGCTGACCGTCGTCGGTCTGGCGATTGCCGTGGCGGCGGTCGTGGCGCTCGTGGGAATCTCCGACGGTTTCGAACGTTCCTACGTCAATCTGCTGCACGACCGGCAGGTCGAGCTGATCGTTCAGCGGGCCAGCGGGGGCAACAATCTCAATCGCTTGCTCGATCCGAGCCTTCGGAAGAGTTTGCAGGGTTTGGCTGAAGTGAACGAAGTGTTCCCCAGCCAGATGGACGTCACGTCGTTTCCCGACTACGACCTCTCGGCGGTCATCACGATCGGTTGGGAGCCCGGCTCGCGATTGATGAACCGGCTGGCAATCACCTCGGGCCGCACCCTCCGCCCCGGCGACCACGCCAAGGCAATCATCGGCGCCGTGTTGGCCGCGAACATGAACAAGAAGCCGGGCGAAAAGCTCACGATGTATGGCGAGGAGATCGAGATCGTCGGCGTCTTCGATAGCCACAGCGTCTTCGAGAACGGCTCGGTCTTCATGCCCATCGGAGAATTGCAGCGTTTGATGAGCACTCGGCTGGTCACGGCCTTCAGCGTCAGCGTGAACCGTCCCGACGATCCGGCTGAGGTGTCGGACGTGGCTCGGCGGATCGAGCGGATGGATCCGACGCTGGCTGCGCTGCCGGTCGCGGATTTCGTCGACAACATTCAGCAGATTCGCCTGGCTCGCGGAGTGGCCTGGGCCGTATCGGCGATCGCGCTGGTGATCGGGGCGATCGGAATGCTCAATACGATGGTGATGTCGGTCGCCGAGCGGGTCCGCGAGATCGGCACCCTGCGGGCGATCGGTTGGACCAAGCGGCGCGTGATGTCGATCATCCTCTGCGAATCGATCTTGTTGAGCATCGGCGCAGCGGCGCTGGGCACTTTGACGGCGATCGGCCTGACGAAGTTCTTGAGCGGCTTCCGTTTAACGTCTGGCGTCATCGCGGGGCAGATCGCCCCGGCCGTGATCTTGCAGGGCTTGCTGGTCGCGATCCTGATCGGGATCAGCGGCGCCGCCTATCCGGCGTTCTGGGGCGCGAGCCAGCGCCCGACCGACGCCATGCGGCGGAAGTAG
- a CDS encoding Gfo/Idh/MocA family oxidoreductase: MSDPTPSANSSPIVTPSRREFLKTSSVIAAGGALASTLGIARSAHAAGDDTIKIALIGCGGRGTGACEQALSTTGPVKLVAMADAFRDNLDGAYNGISKKFKDRVDVSEDRKFVGFDAYQKAIDSGVDLVILATSPGFRPIHFEAAVNAGKHVFMEKPVSTDAPGIRRVLASAEEAKKKNLKVGVGLQRRHQANYLETVKRLQDGEIGDITAMRVYWNGQTPWTRPRKPGMTEMEYQMRNWYYFVWTCGDHIVEQHIHNLDVAHWVKDTLPVRGNGMGGREVRKGKDQGQTFDHHCVELEYADGSRVFSQCRHIPGCWDQVAEYAHGTKGTCDISGSRIDVKGGSTWGYGERYKNPYQVEHDDLFAAIRSDTPYNEAKRGAESTMMAIFGRMLTYSGQSLTWDEAINSKISIMPKEYSFDATPPVVPDDKGNYPVPVPGRTRVV; this comes from the coding sequence ATGAGTGATCCGACTCCCTCCGCCAATTCCTCCCCCATCGTAACGCCTTCGCGGCGCGAATTCCTCAAGACGTCGTCGGTCATCGCGGCCGGCGGGGCGCTGGCAAGCACGCTCGGCATCGCCCGCTCGGCTCATGCGGCCGGCGATGACACGATCAAGATCGCCCTGATCGGCTGCGGCGGCCGCGGCACCGGCGCTTGCGAACAGGCTTTGAGCACAACGGGGCCGGTCAAGCTCGTGGCCATGGCCGACGCGTTCCGCGACAACTTGGATGGCGCATACAACGGCATCAGCAAGAAGTTCAAAGACCGAGTGGATGTCTCGGAAGACCGCAAGTTCGTCGGCTTTGACGCTTATCAAAAGGCGATCGATTCGGGGGTCGACTTGGTGATCCTGGCCACCTCGCCCGGTTTCCGCCCGATCCACTTCGAAGCGGCGGTGAACGCCGGCAAACATGTGTTCATGGAGAAGCCGGTGTCGACCGATGCGCCCGGCATCCGCCGCGTGCTGGCCTCAGCCGAGGAAGCGAAGAAGAAGAACCTCAAGGTGGGCGTCGGTTTGCAGCGCCGCCATCAGGCAAACTATCTCGAAACCGTGAAGCGGCTTCAGGACGGGGAAATTGGCGACATCACGGCCATGCGCGTGTATTGGAACGGGCAGACCCCCTGGACCCGGCCGCGAAAGCCCGGCATGACGGAAATGGAATACCAGATGCGCAATTGGTACTACTTCGTGTGGACTTGCGGCGATCACATCGTCGAGCAGCACATCCACAACTTGGACGTGGCCCATTGGGTCAAGGACACTTTGCCAGTCCGCGGCAATGGCATGGGAGGCCGCGAGGTCCGCAAGGGCAAGGACCAGGGCCAGACATTCGACCATCATTGCGTCGAACTCGAATATGCCGACGGCTCACGCGTGTTTAGCCAATGCCGCCATATTCCGGGCTGCTGGGACCAAGTTGCCGAATATGCCCACGGCACCAAGGGGACCTGCGACATCAGCGGATCGCGCATCGACGTCAAGGGAGGCTCGACGTGGGGCTACGGCGAGCGTTACAAGAACCCTTACCAGGTCGAGCACGACGATCTGTTTGCGGCGATCCGCTCCGATACGCCATATAACGAGGCGAAGCGGGGTGCGGAGAGCACCATGATGGCCATCTTCGGCCGGATGCTGACCTACTCCGGTCAGAGTCTGACATGGGACGAGGCAATCAACTCGAAGATCAGCATTATGCCGAAGGAGTATAGCTTCGACGCCACTCCCCCGGTTGTGCCGGATGACAAGGGCAACTATCCGGTGCCGGTTCCCGGACGGACCAGAGTCGTCTGA